CGCTGGTTATGCTGCAAGAATTTGTTGATTCGTTTCCCAACATTACGATCAAAGCAATTCTCGCTGATGCACTGTATGGCACAGGAGACTTTATGGATAAGGCTGCGGAAATAACAGGCGGAGCCCAGGTTGTCAGCCAACTGCGCTCGAATCAGAAAGTATCCAACCGAAACACTCGGAAGCGACTCTCAAAGCTTACTTTTCGCGCCAGAAAGGCGCTGAAACTCAACTCATAATACGCGGTGGCAAAGAAGAGCAGGTCACGATGCTGGCTGCTCGGCTGTATGTTAAGGCTCATGGGAAAAGACGTTTTGTTATTGCCCTGAAGTATGAGGGTGAAGAGGATTATCGCTATCTGGTGGCTTCAGATATGTCATGGCGGCATACCGACATAGCCAGGATTTACACCTTGAGGTGGTTGGTCGAGGTTTTCATTCAAGACTGGAAAGCTCATTGTGGCTGGAACAGGTTGAGCAAACAGCAAGGTGCTGACGGATCGCAGCGCGGCGTGATCCTGAGCCTGCTGTGCGAACACATGCTGTTACTGCACCCTGAGCAATTCGTCCTACTGAAAAACAAACAGGCCGGAATGCCCGCAGGCTGTCTGATCGAACGCCTCAATGCAGAAGCCTTGCTTGCTACGGTGAAATCAGTGGTTGAATCGGAAGATCCAGATACCGAGCTTAAGGCTCTGGCCTTAGCCTTAGAGCATACTTTGCCCAAGCGGGAGTCGAGCAGGCATATGGCTGGTAGAGACCTGGGAGAACAAAAGGCAACTGACTCACTCAAAGCACACGCCCGGAAGTTTAAACTTTTAGATGCAGCTTAGAATCGAGATAAATACGTTACTTGTTTAGGTAAAACTGCAGCATCGAGTGATACGGTGTATTTGATGTCCCAGCGATCAGAAATGTAGGCGACGATCTGATGCGTATGAGCATAGGTGTGTTCAGAAATATGCTCGATTAGCTGCCGGGTTTGTTCATCATTCAAATAGCTTTCGCTACCACCGTTGTCAGGCTTGAGTTTTTCCTTTTTCAGATAGTCATCAAGGTGGCGACAAATAGTGAATTCACTTTTTCTCAAGGCTTGTGCGATAGAAGACGGAGTCCAACCTTCAGATCTGAGCAAAACTGCTTTTATACGGTCACACTCTCGGGCATCCTGCGACTTTTTATGGCGGGATTCCAGAGCTGCTTTTTGCTGATCAGTCAGGATGATTTTGGGCATGAGCGAAGAATGTTAAAAAAGTACTGAAAAATCAAGCATCTTCAATGGTCACGGGTATAACCGCCACTATTTACTCCAGACGCACCTCTCCTGTTATTGCAAAATAATCGGTCTGTTTAGAGCAAGCCTTTCGTGACACTGGCGCAGTTCTGCCATCGTTTTACGGGTTACGATGCCAGTCATCACCATACGCGATTTGCACAGGATACATTCCAGCGGATCAACTCCGAAGCTGCTCTTCATCAGCGCCGGGAAACGGATTGGGATCGCCTTTCTTTCTGGTTGATCCAGAAGGTCATATACCTTTGGCAGCAGCTTTGACCGAACCCGGGTGGCAAGGAAGCCGTAGTAACGAATCATTCGGAAGCCTTTGTCCGGAATGTGCTGTACCAGCCGCTTGATGAAGTCCTCAACGCCACTGGTGAATCGCAAATACTGTTTGGTGGCGTGATTCAGATAGCTGAAAATCACCTCCTTGCCGTCGTAATGCTTCAGTCGGCTCATGGAGAGGGCGGGACGCTTCAAATAGCGACCCAGATATTTGATGTTGCGGTGGTGATTTTTACTGGGCTTGGCAAAGTGGACGATCCACGATTTCTTATAGTGAGTATCGAGCTAGCGGTTAAAGGTCGTTTTGCTGGCACCGGCTTTTTTAAGGGATTTCGGTAATTCCAGCTCACCCCGGATGAATGCCTGTCGAAGCAGGTTGATGACTTCGTACCGCCACATGGGCATCAATACCTGCTTGCTGAAGAAGATTTCCTTCCATGTATTTTTGTCATCGGTTAACCCGCCACAGGTGATGGACAGATGGACGTGAACATTCCACTTCAGGTCACGCCCAAATGTGTGCAGTGCCGTGAAAATGCCGGGTAAAACCCTTTTCTTTCCGGAGAGCTTCATCATAACTTTCGCAGCCAGTGCGCTGGGCTTTCCCAATAAATGACGGTTATAACGGAACAGCTCCCAAAGCTCCGAAGGCATGGTGAAGGTGATG
Above is a window of Endozoicomonas montiporae CL-33 DNA encoding:
- a CDS encoding helix-turn-helix domain-containing protein encodes the protein MPKIILTDQQKAALESRHKKSQDARECDRIKAVLLRSEGWTPSSIAQALRKSEFTICRHLDDYLKKEKLKPDNGGSESYLNDEQTRQLIEHISEHTYAHTHQIVAYISDRWDIKYTVSLDAAVLPKQVTYLSRF
- a CDS encoding transposase — encoded protein: MLAARLYVKAHGKRRFVIALKYEGEEDYRYLVASDMSWRHTDIARIYTLRWLVEVFIQDWKAHCGWNRLSKQQGADGSQRGVILSLLCEHMLLLHPEQFVLLKNKQAGMPAGCLIERLNAEALLATVKSVVESEDPDTELKALALALEHTLPKRESSRHMAGRDLGEQKATDSLKAHARKFKLLDAA